In Tepidanaerobacter syntrophicus, the following are encoded in one genomic region:
- a CDS encoding ABC transporter substrate-binding protein: MLLAITTLAGCGGEKPAEEGTTQPQQSESKILRVGVMSNPPKLDPVFATDTSSARVIYQIFETLVDYDNDGKVQPLLAESWDISEDGTEYIFHLRKGVKFHDSIEGKPTANGGREVTADDWIWTFNYILNPDTNSPRAYFLDMIKGYQDYQDKKTEQIAGITKIDDYTLKIEIDYPFAPFLSVLAYNTFNVLPKEDVEKYGTEQFNFHPVGTGPFKFEQWVQDDKIVLSKNENYWAKDKDGNQLPYLDGVEFGIVTDLAMQWTEFGLGNFDIIEEVDDPYYEEAKKMPNFIERAELGTYYYGFNLTMAPFKDNKPLRQAFNYAIDREGLINMVMNGRALPASGPLPPGMMGYDENIQPKYTYDVEKAKSLLKDAGYPNGIKVELVYNTSEGHKRIAEALQAQFKQVGIDVALKNVDWGALLDAADRLEIPFFRMGWVADYPDPDNFLYVLLHSNNIGPNGNYTGFSNKQFDDLTLRARKETDPAVREKLYKEAEAIAREEAPWLFIYHYTTHGLAQPYVKNMRVPFFGAYSLKYTELDIQK; the protein is encoded by the coding sequence TTGCTGTTAGCTATTACAACCTTAGCCGGATGCGGTGGCGAAAAGCCAGCCGAAGAAGGCACCACACAGCCACAGCAAAGCGAAAGCAAAATTTTGCGAGTAGGCGTTATGTCTAATCCGCCAAAGCTTGATCCGGTTTTTGCAACAGACACTTCTTCTGCAAGGGTTATTTATCAGATATTTGAAACATTAGTAGACTATGACAATGATGGAAAAGTACAGCCGCTTTTAGCGGAGTCTTGGGACATTTCTGAAGATGGCACAGAATATATATTTCACCTAAGAAAAGGCGTCAAGTTTCATGACTCAATTGAAGGCAAACCAACAGCTAACGGAGGCAGAGAAGTAACTGCCGATGATTGGATTTGGACATTTAACTACATATTAAATCCAGATACAAATTCACCAAGGGCTTATTTCCTTGATATGATTAAAGGTTATCAGGACTATCAAGACAAAAAAACAGAACAAATTGCGGGAATTACCAAGATTGACGATTATACTTTAAAAATCGAAATTGATTATCCCTTTGCTCCGTTTTTGAGCGTTTTGGCGTATAATACTTTCAATGTTCTTCCCAAAGAAGACGTAGAAAAATATGGCACAGAACAATTTAATTTCCATCCCGTAGGAACAGGACCATTCAAATTTGAACAATGGGTCCAAGATGATAAAATCGTTCTTTCCAAAAACGAAAATTATTGGGCAAAGGACAAAGATGGCAACCAACTACCGTATCTTGACGGTGTAGAATTTGGTATTGTTACTGATTTGGCAATGCAGTGGACGGAATTTGGATTGGGCAACTTTGATATAATTGAAGAAGTAGACGATCCGTATTATGAAGAAGCCAAGAAAATGCCAAATTTCATTGAGAGAGCAGAGCTCGGAACATACTATTACGGATTTAACTTGACAATGGCTCCTTTTAAAGATAACAAGCCACTTAGACAGGCTTTCAACTATGCAATTGACAGAGAAGGCCTTATAAACATGGTTATGAACGGCAGAGCACTTCCGGCAAGCGGGCCGCTGCCTCCGGGAATGATGGGTTATGATGAAAATATCCAACCGAAATACACATATGATGTTGAGAAAGCCAAATCACTTTTGAAAGATGCCGGCTATCCCAATGGAATAAAGGTTGAACTGGTTTACAATACCAGCGAAGGCCATAAGCGAATAGCCGAAGCCCTTCAAGCCCAATTTAAACAGGTGGGCATTGATGTTGCATTAAAGAACGTAGACTGGGGAGCATTGTTAGATGCTGCAGACAGACTGGAAATTCCATTTTTTAGAATGGGATGGGTTGCCGATTATCCGGATCCGGATAACTTCTTATATGTTTTGCTTCATTCAAATAACATCGGACCTAATGGCAACTATACAGGTTTTAGCAATAAGCAATTCGATGACCTAACTTTAAGAGCCAGAAAAGAAACAGACCCTGCGGTTCGTGAAAAACTATATAAAGAGGCTGAAGCGATAGCTCGCGAGGAGGCACCGTGGCTCTTTATATATCACTATACCACTCATGGTCTGGCTCAGCCATACGTTAAAAATATGAGAGTGCCTTTCTTTGGAGCATATTCACTTAAATACACCGAGCTTGACATACAAAAATAA
- a CDS encoding ABC transporter permease produces MLNYVIRRLVGAIPVLIGVIAVVFILTTIVPGDPARIMMGQRGNPETIAKIRHEMGLDKPLPVQFFDFMKNALTLNLGRSYRNNMTVVEAIATRIPVTFKLAFFAIIIAVAVGVPLGIISAVKQYSWIDYGAMFFAILGISAPVFWVALLSVVLFCVILGWIPGTGTGNGELIYYVLPSIVLGLRPAALIARLTRSSMLEIIRQDYIRTARAKGLSERVVIMKHALRNALIPVVTVIGIEVASLLSGVVITEQIFSLPGLGRLSVEALTNRDFPVIRGVVLFMAFIFVLANLIVDLSYPFFDPRIKYD; encoded by the coding sequence TTGCTAAACTATGTTATAAGAAGGCTTGTAGGAGCAATTCCTGTACTGATAGGCGTAATTGCTGTAGTGTTTATACTTACCACGATTGTTCCAGGAGACCCAGCCAGAATTATGATGGGGCAAAGGGGTAATCCTGAAACTATAGCAAAAATAAGGCATGAAATGGGGCTGGACAAACCTTTGCCTGTCCAATTTTTCGACTTTATGAAAAATGCCCTTACTCTCAATCTTGGACGTTCATATAGAAATAATATGACAGTAGTGGAGGCAATAGCAACGCGAATACCGGTGACTTTTAAGCTGGCATTTTTTGCTATAATTATAGCCGTTGCCGTAGGCGTGCCTCTGGGAATTATCTCTGCTGTAAAGCAGTATTCGTGGATTGATTATGGGGCGATGTTCTTTGCGATTCTTGGTATATCTGCGCCTGTGTTTTGGGTGGCTCTGCTTTCTGTGGTGCTTTTCTGTGTGATACTTGGTTGGATTCCTGGGACCGGCACCGGAAACGGCGAGCTTATTTATTATGTTTTGCCATCAATTGTTCTAGGACTTAGACCTGCAGCTCTCATTGCAAGGCTTACCCGTTCGAGCATGCTGGAGATAATAAGACAAGATTATATCCGCACTGCAAGAGCTAAGGGTTTATCTGAACGGGTTGTTATAATGAAACACGCACTGCGCAATGCTTTAATTCCCGTTGTAACTGTAATCGGTATTGAAGTTGCAAGTCTTTTGAGCGGTGTGGTCATCACAGAACAGATATTTTCATTGCCTGGCCTTGGAAGACTTAGCGTAGAGGCGCTGACAAATCGGGATTTTCCGGTTATAAGAGGCGTGGTTCTATTCATGGCTTTTATCTTTGTTTTAGCCAACCTTATAGTAGACCTTTCCTATCCATTTTTTGATCCAAGAATTAAATACGATTGA
- a CDS encoding ABC transporter permease: MKAENKQKETKPNQKMEGRSLWADGWSRLKRNKLAMFGMWLIIIICLAAIFAPYITRYDPYEQFIWTEGPSARLCPPCAKYWFGTDVYGRDIYTRVIYGARISLQIGFAATAISVVIGVALGSIAGYYGGFIDDFITWLTNVIFAFPFLLFVLALVAYLPPSLPLLYMAIGIVSWASFARVARSQVIQVKEMEFVEAATAMGGKDSRILLKHILPNILAPIIVQTTLEIGSIIMLESSLSFLGFGIQPPKPAWGYMISEGKQYFLSGQWWWSVFPGLAIMLLVLGFNLFGDGLRDALDPRLKQ; this comes from the coding sequence ATGAAAGCAGAAAATAAGCAAAAAGAAACAAAACCTAATCAAAAAATGGAAGGCCGCAGTCTTTGGGCAGATGGGTGGAGTAGACTTAAAAGAAATAAGCTTGCTATGTTTGGTATGTGGCTCATTATAATTATTTGTCTTGCTGCGATTTTTGCACCCTATATAACACGATATGATCCTTACGAACAATTTATTTGGACAGAAGGCCCCTCTGCAAGACTTTGCCCACCCTGTGCTAAGTATTGGTTTGGAACTGATGTATACGGAAGAGATATTTACACAAGAGTAATTTATGGCGCACGAATTTCACTGCAGATAGGCTTTGCGGCTACGGCCATATCAGTTGTCATAGGAGTTGCACTTGGAAGCATTGCCGGTTATTATGGTGGCTTCATTGACGATTTTATAACATGGCTGACAAATGTAATATTTGCATTTCCATTTTTGCTGTTTGTTTTGGCTCTTGTAGCCTATCTGCCTCCAAGTCTGCCTCTTTTGTATATGGCTATTGGTATAGTTTCGTGGGCGTCTTTTGCCAGAGTTGCCAGAAGCCAGGTTATTCAAGTAAAAGAGATGGAGTTCGTGGAAGCTGCAACAGCCATGGGGGGAAAAGACAGCAGGATTTTGCTAAAACATATATTGCCCAACATTTTGGCACCTATTATAGTTCAAACGACTTTAGAAATAGGAAGCATAATTATGCTCGAATCGTCTCTTAGCTTTTTGGGATTCGGTATCCAACCCCCTAAACCTGCCTGGGGATATATGATTAGCGAAGGCAAGCAATATTTTCTTTCAGGCCAGTGGTGGTGGTCTGTATTTCCGGGTTTAGCTATAATGCTACTAGTGTTGGGCTTTAATCTTTTTGGCGACGGCTTAAGGGATGCTCTAGATCCCCGGCTTAAGCAGTAA
- a CDS encoding ABC transporter ATP-binding protein, which produces MSKNLVEVKNLKTYFFTEDGVVPAVDGVDFSIKEGETLGIVGESGCGKSVTSLSILRLVPSPPGKIVDGEILFRGENLLKKSESEMRKIRGNDISMIFQEPMTSLNPVFTVGEQIAEAIELHQGLDKKQAMDKAVEMLKLVGIPSAEKRVYDFPHQMSGGMRQRVMIAMALSCNPSLLIADEPTTALDVTIQAQILELMKDLKKKLNTSIMLITHDLGVVAEMAENVLVMYAGKVVEYADVRTIFKEPKHPYTIGLMESIPRLDQPREKLYVIEGTVPNPFDMPKGCRFHPRCPEAKDICVNREPALISSNNHQVSCWKYSDQWEGGEDIGI; this is translated from the coding sequence ATGTCTAAAAACTTAGTTGAAGTAAAAAACCTCAAAACATATTTTTTTACTGAGGATGGAGTTGTTCCTGCTGTTGACGGTGTAGACTTTTCCATAAAAGAGGGAGAAACGCTTGGAATAGTAGGTGAGTCAGGCTGCGGTAAAAGTGTAACATCTCTTTCGATTTTGCGTCTTGTTCCCAGCCCTCCGGGCAAGATTGTGGATGGTGAAATTTTATTCAGAGGAGAGAATCTTCTTAAAAAATCTGAATCCGAAATGCGCAAAATTCGGGGAAATGATATATCGATGATATTTCAAGAGCCAATGACATCACTTAATCCTGTTTTTACAGTAGGCGAGCAGATAGCAGAAGCAATTGAATTACATCAAGGCCTAGATAAAAAACAGGCAATGGATAAAGCTGTGGAAATGTTAAAATTGGTTGGGATACCCTCGGCCGAAAAACGGGTCTATGATTTTCCACACCAGATGAGTGGCGGCATGAGGCAAAGAGTGATGATTGCAATGGCTCTTTCATGTAATCCGTCTCTTCTTATAGCGGATGAGCCCACAACAGCTTTAGATGTGACCATTCAGGCACAGATACTGGAGTTGATGAAGGACCTAAAGAAAAAACTTAATACTTCTATCATGCTCATAACTCATGACCTGGGCGTAGTAGCAGAAATGGCGGAGAATGTACTTGTTATGTATGCAGGGAAAGTTGTGGAATATGCAGATGTCAGAACTATTTTCAAGGAACCGAAACATCCTTACACAATAGGCCTTATGGAGTCGATCCCAAGGCTAGATCAGCCCAGAGAAAAACTTTACGTCATTGAAGGAACGGTGCCAAATCCTTTTGACATGCCAAAAGGATGCAGATTTCACCCGCGCTGCCCTGAAGCGAAAGATATATGTGTAAACCGTGAGCCGGCATTAATTAGCAGCAATAATCATCAGGTGAGCTGCTGGAAATACAGCGACCAGTGGGAAGGGGGCGAGGATATTGGAATCTAA
- a CDS encoding ABC transporter ATP-binding protein has product MESKNDRLLEVKGLKKYFPITGGLLRKTVGYVKAVDGVDLFIKRAETLGLVGESGCGKSTLGRAILRLIDATEGEITYNGQNILELTKEEMRELRKKMQIIFQDPYASLNPRMTVGDIVGEPMDIFGLAKGREKEERILELLNIVGLDVQHIRRYPHEFSGGQRQRIGIARALAVNPEIIICDEPVSALDVSVRSQVLNLMQELQQKFQLTYLFISHDLSVVKHISDRVCVMYLGKIVEVSEKNELYSNPLHPYTKALLSAIPIPDPEAKRERIILEGDVPTPINPPTGCRFHTRCQYAMPVCSQQEPILKDIGNEHFVACHLY; this is encoded by the coding sequence TTGGAATCTAAAAACGATAGACTCCTTGAAGTTAAGGGATTAAAAAAGTATTTTCCGATTACAGGCGGCTTGCTGCGAAAGACAGTGGGATATGTTAAGGCAGTAGACGGTGTGGACCTTTTTATAAAGCGAGCAGAAACTTTGGGCCTTGTCGGCGAGTCCGGCTGTGGCAAATCAACGTTGGGTAGAGCTATCTTACGGCTTATTGATGCAACTGAAGGGGAGATTACATACAATGGCCAAAACATACTGGAGCTGACAAAAGAAGAAATGCGGGAACTACGAAAAAAAATGCAGATTATATTTCAAGATCCCTATGCCTCGCTTAACCCGCGAATGACTGTAGGTGATATCGTAGGAGAGCCTATGGATATTTTTGGGCTTGCAAAAGGCCGAGAAAAAGAAGAAAGGATACTCGAGCTTTTAAATATTGTAGGTCTGGATGTCCAGCATATACGGCGATATCCTCATGAGTTTTCTGGCGGGCAGCGCCAAAGGATAGGAATAGCCAGAGCCCTTGCTGTAAATCCGGAAATTATTATTTGTGATGAGCCGGTTTCTGCTCTTGATGTTTCTGTAAGATCACAAGTATTGAATCTTATGCAAGAACTACAGCAAAAATTTCAACTAACTTATTTATTTATATCCCACGATTTAAGCGTAGTAAAACACATAAGCGATAGGGTGTGCGTGATGTACCTGGGGAAAATAGTTGAAGTTTCGGAGAAAAACGAACTTTATTCAAATCCACTCCACCCTTATACTAAAGCACTTCTTTCTGCAATACCTATTCCTGATCCGGAAGCAAAAAGAGAAAGGATTATTTTGGAAGGTGACGTGCCAACGCCGATAAATCCGCCGACTGGCTGTAGATTCCATACCCGCTGCCAGTATGCTATGCCTGTGTGCAGCCAGCAAGAGCCAATTTTAAAAGATATCGGTAATGAACATTTTGTTGCATGCCATTTATATTAA
- a CDS encoding DUF1015 domain-containing protein, with protein sequence MAVIRPFRALRPTKDKVAQVAALPYDVVTTEEAKKLVKDNNYSFLHVDKPEIDFDEPVDPYDVRVYKKAGEKLSQMIKEGVYKRDKNPCIYIYQLTRDEKIQQGIVACTSIDDYVNNVIKKHENTLQAKEQDRINHVKYTKAHTGPIMMFYQEDPQISNEIKSWILNHKPIYDFVSVDNVKQTVWIVDDETTIKKLTEMFSKVSSLYIADGHHRAAAAVKVGLEMRQSNPNHTGDEEYNYFLSVIFPDKQLTIMEYNRVIKDLNGFSEKELLEKIEGNFELVYEGKDPFKPRAKHFFGMYINGKWYGLRVRENSFDENDPVGSLDVSILQNLVVSPIFGITNPREDNRIDFVGGVKGIDELARLVDSRKASIAFSLYPTPIDDLIKIADMGLIMPPKSTWFEPKLQSGIFIHSLED encoded by the coding sequence ATGGCAGTAATAAGACCGTTTCGAGCATTAAGACCTACAAAAGATAAAGTGGCACAGGTTGCGGCGTTGCCGTATGATGTGGTTACAACCGAGGAAGCAAAAAAGCTAGTTAAAGACAACAACTATTCTTTTTTGCATGTGGATAAACCGGAAATCGATTTCGACGAACCTGTCGATCCGTATGATGTTAGGGTTTACAAAAAAGCCGGCGAAAAATTGTCACAGATGATTAAGGAAGGAGTATATAAAAGAGATAAAAATCCCTGTATTTATATTTATCAATTGACTAGAGATGAAAAAATCCAACAAGGGATAGTGGCTTGCACCTCGATAGACGATTATGTAAACAATGTTATAAAGAAGCATGAAAACACACTTCAAGCGAAAGAACAGGACAGAATAAACCATGTAAAATATACTAAAGCCCATACCGGGCCGATTATGATGTTTTATCAGGAAGACCCACAGATAAGCAATGAAATAAAATCATGGATTTTAAATCATAAACCGATTTATGATTTTGTTTCAGTTGACAACGTAAAGCAAACTGTTTGGATTGTAGATGATGAAACTACTATCAAAAAATTGACTGAAATGTTTTCTAAAGTAAGCTCACTATATATAGCTGATGGACACCACAGGGCGGCTGCAGCTGTAAAGGTTGGATTAGAAATGAGGCAAAGCAATCCTAATCATACCGGCGACGAAGAGTATAATTACTTTCTTTCAGTAATTTTCCCGGATAAACAGCTCACTATTATGGAATATAATCGAGTAATAAAGGACTTAAACGGTTTTAGTGAAAAAGAATTGCTGGAGAAAATCGAAGGAAATTTTGAGCTGGTTTATGAAGGAAAAGATCCTTTTAAACCAAGGGCCAAGCATTTTTTTGGAATGTATATAAACGGAAAATGGTATGGACTTAGGGTAAGAGAAAATAGCTTTGATGAAAATGATCCCGTAGGAAGCCTTGATGTGTCTATACTGCAAAATCTTGTAGTATCACCTATTTTTGGAATTACAAACCCAAGAGAAGATAACAGAATTGATTTTGTCGGAGGCGTAAAAGGCATAGATGAATTAGCGAGACTCGTTGACAGCAGAAAGGCAAGTATTGCCTTTTCGCTGTATCCAACACCTATCGACGATCTTATAAAAATTGCGGATATGGGTTTGATAATGCCGCCAAAGTCTACTTGGTTTGAGCCCAAACTGCAAAGCGGAATATTCATCCATTCTTTAGAAGACTAA
- a CDS encoding FAD:protein FMN transferase — translation MLDTIIKIEAFGPNASSSIDEVFARIGDIESKMTVNADSSEIIEVNKRAGKESYKVSPDTFYVVKKGLEYSRLSQGKFDITIGPLVKLWGIGTDKARIPRPDEIEKALELVDYTQVLLDEKSNSIFLKKEGMALDLGAIAKGYAADEAARILRENGVKSGLIDLGGNIYALGEKPDGKLWKIGVQNPFEPRGSSFATLEVADKTLVTSGIYERYFEENGKRYHHILDTATGFPVENGLASVTIISESSIDADAMSTMVFSMGLDLGTKFIERQKGIEAIFVTTDRKVYATSGVKNYNFKIIDKTFGQEDI, via the coding sequence ATGCTTGATACAATAATCAAAATCGAGGCATTTGGGCCAAATGCGTCTTCTAGCATTGATGAGGTATTTGCCAGAATTGGCGATATCGAAAGTAAGATGACAGTAAATGCTGATTCTAGTGAAATAATTGAAGTAAATAAACGAGCTGGAAAGGAATCTTACAAGGTAAGCCCTGACACATTTTATGTAGTTAAAAAAGGGCTGGAATATTCTCGGTTATCCCAGGGGAAATTTGATATAACAATCGGGCCTTTGGTAAAATTATGGGGAATAGGAACTGACAAAGCTCGCATTCCTAGACCTGATGAAATAGAAAAAGCTCTAGAATTGGTAGATTACACCCAAGTGCTACTGGATGAAAAGAGCAACTCAATTTTTTTAAAAAAAGAAGGAATGGCTCTAGATTTAGGAGCAATTGCAAAAGGTTATGCCGCCGATGAAGCGGCACGAATTTTAAGAGAAAACGGAGTAAAAAGCGGTTTAATTGATTTGGGAGGAAATATCTATGCTCTAGGGGAAAAACCGGATGGAAAGCTGTGGAAGATAGGAGTGCAAAATCCTTTTGAACCACGCGGAAGCAGTTTTGCAACCTTAGAAGTCGCTGATAAAACATTGGTTACCTCAGGGATATATGAAAGATATTTTGAAGAAAACGGAAAAAGATATCATCATATTTTAGACACAGCAACAGGTTTTCCTGTAGAAAACGGTCTTGCAAGTGTAACAATTATATCGGAAAGCTCAATAGATGCAGATGCTATGTCAACTATGGTATTTTCTATGGGTTTAGATTTAGGAACAAAATTTATTGAAAGGCAAAAAGGTATAGAAGCAATTTTTGTAACGACTGACCGTAAGGTATATGCAACTTCGGGAGTTAAAAATTATAATTTTAAGATAATAGATAAAACTTTCGGACAAGAAGATATTTAG
- a CDS encoding redox-sensing transcriptional repressor Rex has translation MIKKAKIPDATIGRLSLYSRYLIEAYEKGVTTVSSQSIADATGVTPAQVRKDLAYFGEFGTRGVGYNSKELYMHIMKILGLDKRWPVAIIGAGNLGRALSQYKGFHERGFDISCIFDNDPKKIGKKLSNINIYHLDVLEEKVKEFKIELGIIAVPAQAAQEVADKLVKAGIRGIMNFAPINITVPDNIVLRRVDLSAQLEYLTYYLEEI, from the coding sequence ATGATTAAAAAAGCCAAAATTCCAGACGCCACAATTGGACGTTTATCATTATATTCAAGATATCTGATAGAAGCTTATGAAAAAGGAGTAACGACTGTTTCGTCTCAGAGTATTGCAGATGCCACAGGTGTAACTCCTGCCCAAGTGCGAAAAGACTTAGCGTATTTTGGGGAATTTGGAACAAGAGGCGTAGGATATAATTCTAAAGAACTTTACATGCATATAATGAAAATCTTAGGCCTTGACAAGCGTTGGCCTGTGGCAATCATAGGAGCCGGGAATTTAGGCAGAGCGCTTTCTCAGTATAAAGGTTTTCATGAACGAGGTTTTGACATATCATGCATTTTTGATAATGATCCTAAGAAAATAGGCAAAAAACTTTCCAATATAAATATTTATCATTTAGATGTTTTAGAAGAAAAGGTAAAAGAATTTAAAATCGAACTTGGCATTATTGCGGTTCCGGCACAAGCAGCTCAAGAAGTTGCAGACAAATTGGTAAAAGCCGGCATAAGAGGAATAATGAATTTTGCTCCTATAAATATTACGGTGCCTGATAATATTGTATTAAGGAGGGTAGATTTATCTGCTCAACTTGAATATTTGACCTACTATTTGGAGGAAATTTAA
- a CDS encoding ATP-binding protein produces the protein MKLSEIKELLQANVLWGEEFLEAEVTSACGADLMSDILADTKTNALLLTGLTHRQIIQTAVMSDFVAIMFVRGKVPPADVISLAKQVKIPLLNTKLPLYEACGILYEAGLRQRVDERRAAENAKAKEKERSQTMRLVYSISGNDFNNAGRATEQAKMILKQLGIDSAIARKVSIAAYEAEMNIVIHAYKGQLVFEITPSYIEIVAEDEGPGIPDIQKAMEEGYSTAPAHIRELGFGAGMGLPNMKKFSDVFEIDSVVGKGTKVRMVVYL, from the coding sequence ATGAAGCTGTCAGAAATAAAAGAGCTCCTTCAGGCTAATGTATTGTGGGGAGAAGAATTTTTAGAAGCTGAAGTTACCAGCGCGTGCGGTGCTGATCTGATGAGCGATATTCTTGCAGATACTAAAACAAATGCTTTGCTTCTTACGGGACTTACTCATAGACAGATTATCCAGACAGCTGTAATGAGCGATTTTGTGGCGATTATGTTCGTCAGGGGCAAGGTTCCGCCAGCTGATGTTATAAGTCTTGCAAAACAGGTTAAAATTCCCCTTTTAAATACAAAGCTGCCGCTGTATGAAGCATGCGGCATTTTATATGAAGCCGGCTTAAGACAGCGTGTAGATGAACGAAGGGCCGCAGAAAACGCGAAAGCTAAAGAAAAAGAGCGGTCACAGACTATGAGACTCGTTTACAGTATATCCGGTAATGACTTTAACAATGCAGGCAGGGCTACAGAACAAGCAAAAATGATTTTAAAGCAGCTTGGCATAGATTCTGCTATCGCACGGAAAGTCTCAATTGCTGCATATGAAGCTGAAATGAATATAGTGATACACGCATATAAAGGACAGCTAGTTTTTGAAATTACACCTTCATACATCGAAATAGTTGCAGAAGATGAAGGACCGGGTATACCAGACATCCAAAAGGCTATGGAAGAAGGTTACTCTACTGCTCCTGCACATATAAGAGAATTAGGCTTTGGAGCTGGAATGGGTTTACCAAATATGAAAAAATTCTCAGATGTATTTGAGATAGATTCAGTTGTTGGAAAGGGCACAAAGGTCAGAATGGTTGTTTACCTATAG
- a CDS encoding [Fe-Fe] hydrogenase large subunit C-terminal domain-containing protein: MISLQQEYYHSVTLNVDKCKGCTNCIKGCPTEAIRVRKGKAHILENKCIDCGECIRICPNGAKYAITDNLSKLKEFKFNVALPAPSFFGQFKKEASIKSIIFALKKIGFDEVYQVPLAAEEVSIAIREYINTHKEMRPLISSSCPAVLRLIQVRFPELIKNIMPVKPPMEIAAQRAKEIIIEKMGLRPEEIGAFFISPCPAKVTAVRQPLGLNKSSVDGVISISEIFGDIVKNLGDDEEEQASIFGEASGLGIGWGRAGGENLAIGGDNYLAVDGIHNCIGVLEEIEMNKLPDIDYIECQACIGGCIGGALAVESQYIARVKIRRLSEKLGTKSPIKKEKVIEDFRKGYFDLENAILPKPSMKLDDDLSEAIRKMELLEKTVKDLPGLDCGSCGSPNCRALAEDIVKGQANEEDCIFKLRDRVKQLAGEMYDLAQKLPPTLDAKERQE, translated from the coding sequence GTGATATCGTTGCAACAAGAGTACTATCACTCTGTTACTCTTAATGTTGATAAATGCAAGGGCTGCACAAATTGTATAAAGGGGTGTCCGACGGAAGCGATAAGAGTTAGAAAAGGAAAGGCACATATTTTGGAGAATAAGTGCATTGATTGCGGCGAGTGCATAAGGATATGTCCTAACGGTGCAAAATATGCAATTACAGATAATTTATCTAAATTAAAAGAGTTTAAATTTAATGTTGCACTTCCCGCCCCCAGCTTTTTTGGACAATTTAAAAAAGAAGCTTCTATAAAAAGCATTATTTTCGCTCTCAAGAAAATCGGTTTTGATGAAGTCTACCAGGTTCCTTTAGCAGCGGAGGAAGTTTCGATTGCAATTCGTGAGTATATTAATACGCACAAAGAAATGCGGCCGCTTATTTCATCATCCTGTCCTGCTGTTTTACGGCTTATACAGGTGAGATTTCCGGAACTTATAAAAAATATAATGCCGGTGAAACCTCCTATGGAAATTGCCGCACAAAGAGCGAAGGAAATTATAATCGAAAAAATGGGATTGAGGCCCGAAGAAATTGGCGCCTTCTTTATAAGCCCATGCCCTGCTAAAGTTACTGCAGTAAGGCAGCCGTTAGGATTAAATAAATCGTCGGTAGACGGAGTAATCTCAATATCAGAGATTTTTGGAGACATAGTAAAAAATCTGGGAGATGATGAAGAAGAACAGGCATCAATATTCGGTGAAGCTTCCGGCCTTGGAATTGGCTGGGGCAGAGCAGGAGGAGAAAATTTAGCAATTGGCGGAGATAATTATCTGGCAGTAGATGGTATACACAACTGCATTGGAGTGCTAGAAGAAATTGAGATGAACAAACTCCCTGACATAGATTACATTGAATGCCAGGCGTGCATAGGCGGCTGCATAGGCGGCGCACTTGCAGTTGAAAGCCAATATATTGCGCGAGTCAAGATACGACGTTTGTCAGAAAAACTGGGCACCAAAAGCCCAATTAAGAAAGAAAAGGTAATCGAAGATTTTCGTAAGGGTTATTTCGACTTAGAAAATGCAATTTTACCAAAGCCTTCAATGAAATTGGATGATGATTTGTCAGAGGCTATCCGCAAGATGGAGCTTTTAGAAAAAACTGTAAAGGATTTGCCGGGCCTTGATTGCGGAAGCTGTGGCTCTCCAAACTGCAGGGCACTGGCTGAAGATATTGTAAAAGGACAAGCGAATGAGGAAGATTGTATATTTAAACTGCGAGACAGAGTAAAGCAGCTGGCCGGCGAGATGTATGATCTTGCACAAAAGCTGCCTCCAACCTTAGATGCAAAGGAAAGGCAGGAGTGA